Proteins found in one Corynebacterium zhongnanshanii genomic segment:
- the rpsK gene encoding 30S ribosomal protein S11: MPPKTRSGARRTGRRVVKKNVAQGHAYIKSTFNNTIVSITDPSGAVISWASSGHVGFKGSRKSTPFAAQLAAESAARKAMEHGMKKVDVFVKGPGSGRETAIRSLSTAGLEVGTIADVTPQPHNGCRPPKRRRV, from the coding sequence ATGCCTCCGAAGACTCGTTCCGGCGCACGCCGTACTGGCCGTCGCGTCGTCAAGAAGAACGTGGCCCAGGGCCACGCATACATCAAGTCCACCTTCAACAACACCATCGTGTCCATCACGGACCCATCCGGTGCTGTGATTTCTTGGGCATCCTCCGGCCACGTTGGCTTCAAGGGATCCCGCAAGTCCACCCCATTCGCCGCACAGCTGGCTGCAGAGTCCGCTGCCCGCAAGGCAATGGAGCACGGCATGAAGAAGGTTGACGTTTTCGTTAAGGGTCCAGGCTCCGGCCGCGAGACCGCCATCCGTTCCCTGTCCACTGCAGGTCTTGAGGTTGGCACCATCGCTGACGTCACCCCTCAGCCACACAACGGTTGCCGCCCACCGAAGCGTCGTCGCGTTTAA
- the rplQ gene encoding 50S ribosomal protein L17, which produces MPTPKKGARLGGSASHQKKILANLAAQLIEHGAIKTTDAKAKLLRPYVEKIITKAKRGTLADRRNVAKLITNKEVVAYLFNELAPKFEGRPGGYTRIIKLENRKGDNAPISQISLVTEPLASTEAERATRAAASKKAAEAEETKAEETAAEEAPEVEADIATDADAEAEAAEADAEEKAEEK; this is translated from the coding sequence ATGCCTACCCCAAAGAAGGGCGCCCGCCTTGGCGGTTCTGCTTCCCACCAGAAGAAGATCCTGGCCAACCTCGCAGCTCAGCTGATTGAGCACGGCGCCATCAAGACCACGGACGCCAAGGCCAAGCTGCTGCGTCCATACGTTGAGAAGATCATCACCAAGGCCAAGCGTGGCACCCTGGCTGATCGCCGCAACGTTGCCAAGCTGATCACGAACAAGGAAGTTGTTGCTTACCTGTTCAACGAGCTGGCTCCTAAGTTCGAAGGCCGTCCAGGCGGATACACCCGCATCATCAAGCTGGAGAACCGCAAGGGCGACAACGCCCCTATTTCCCAGATCTCTCTGGTGACCGAGCCACTGGCTTCCACCGAGGCTGAGCGCGCCACCCGCGCAGCTGCATCCAAGAAGGCTGCAGAGGCTGAGGAGACCAAGGCCGAGGAGACCGCCGCTGAGGAGGCTCCAGAAGTAGAGGCTGACATCGCTACCGACGCCGACGCCGAAGCAGAAGCTGCTGAGGCTGACGCTGAGGAGAAGGCAGAAGAGAAGTAA
- the rpsD gene encoding 30S ribosomal protein S4: MARYTGPATRKSRRLRVDLVGGDSSFERRPYPPGQAGRARIKESEYLLQLQEKQKAKYTYGVLEKQFRRYYAEANRRPGKTGDNLVILLESRLDNVVYRAGLARTRRQARQLVSHGHFTVNGKKINVPSFKVSQYDIVDVREKSRSMLWFEEAQERLVDAVVPAWLQVVPSTLRILVHKLPERAQIDIPLQEQLIVELYSK, encoded by the coding sequence ATGGCTCGTTACACCGGCCCAGCTACCCGCAAGTCCCGTCGCCTCCGCGTCGACCTCGTCGGCGGCGACAGCTCCTTCGAGCGCCGTCCATACCCTCCAGGACAGGCTGGTCGCGCTCGCATCAAGGAGTCCGAGTACCTCCTGCAGCTGCAGGAAAAGCAGAAGGCAAAGTACACCTACGGCGTGCTGGAGAAGCAGTTCCGTCGTTACTACGCCGAGGCCAACCGTCGCCCAGGCAAGACCGGTGACAACCTGGTCATCCTGCTGGAGTCCCGCCTGGACAACGTGGTCTACCGCGCAGGTCTGGCACGCACCCGCCGCCAGGCACGTCAGCTGGTTTCCCACGGTCACTTCACCGTGAACGGCAAGAAGATCAACGTACCTTCCTTCAAGGTATCCCAGTACGACATCGTGGACGTTCGCGAGAAGTCCCGTTCCATGCTGTGGTTCGAAGAGGCACAGGAGCGCCTGGTTGACGCTGTTGTTCCTGCTTGGCTGCAGGTCGTACCATCTACCCTGCGCATCCTCGTGCACAAGCTGCCCGAGCGCGCTCAGATCGATATTCCGCTGCAGGAGCAGCTGATCGTCGAGCTTTACTCGAAGTAA
- a CDS encoding DNA-directed RNA polymerase subunit alpha, whose protein sequence is MLISQRPALSEEYIDSSRSKFVIEPLEPGFGYTLGNSLRRTLLSSIPGAAVTSLRIEGVLHEFTTIPGVKEDVSDIILNIKSLVLSSDSDEPVTMYIRKEGAGAVTGADISTPAGVEVHNPDLHIATLNEQGKLDIELVVERGRGYVPAASASNEIGRIPVDQIYSPVLKVSYKVEATRVEQRTDFDKLIIDVETKNSITARDALASAGKTLVELFGLAQELNYEAEGIEIGPSPQESEHVAAYGMPIEDLNFSVRSYNCLKREEIHTVGELAARTESDLLDIRNFGQKSINEVKVKLAGLGLALKDSPEGFDINDIEGYDAETGEFIDTEGEDIAE, encoded by the coding sequence ATGCTTATCTCACAGCGTCCCGCGCTGAGCGAGGAGTACATCGATTCCTCCCGTTCCAAGTTCGTCATCGAGCCACTGGAGCCAGGATTCGGCTACACCCTCGGCAACTCCCTGCGCCGTACCCTGCTGTCCTCCATCCCAGGAGCAGCGGTGACCTCCCTGCGCATCGAAGGTGTACTCCACGAGTTCACCACGATCCCAGGCGTGAAGGAAGATGTCTCAGACATCATCCTGAACATCAAGTCCCTGGTTCTGTCCAGCGACTCCGATGAGCCTGTCACCATGTACATCCGCAAGGAAGGTGCCGGTGCAGTCACCGGTGCAGACATCTCCACCCCAGCGGGTGTAGAGGTCCACAACCCAGACCTGCACATCGCCACCCTGAACGAGCAGGGCAAGCTGGACATTGAGTTGGTTGTTGAGCGTGGCCGCGGCTACGTCCCTGCAGCCAGCGCCTCCAACGAGATTGGCCGCATTCCTGTCGACCAGATTTACTCCCCAGTGCTGAAGGTCAGCTACAAGGTGGAAGCAACCCGTGTGGAACAGCGCACGGACTTCGACAAGCTGATCATCGACGTGGAGACGAAGAACTCCATCACCGCCCGCGATGCCCTGGCATCCGCAGGTAAGACCCTGGTGGAGCTGTTCGGCCTGGCACAGGAACTGAACTACGAAGCAGAAGGTATCGAGATCGGCCCATCGCCACAGGAAAGCGAGCACGTCGCTGCCTACGGCATGCCTATCGAGGACCTCAACTTCTCCGTGCGTTCCTACAACTGCTTGAAGCGCGAAGAGATCCACACGGTGGGCGAACTGGCTGCCCGCACGGAGTCCGATCTGCTGGATATCCGCAACTTCGGCCAGAAGTCCATCAACGAAGTGAAGGTCAAGCTGGCTGGCTTGGGCTTGGCTTTGAAGGATTCCCCAGAAGGCTTCGACATCAACGACATCGAAGGCTACGACGCCGAGACCGGCGAGTTTATCGACACCGAGGGCGAGGACATCGCGGAGTAA